From a region of the Streptomyces caniferus genome:
- a CDS encoding glycoside hydrolase family 15 protein, whose amino-acid sequence MHVAGRIEDYALIGDMQTAALVCRDGTVDWLCLPRFDSPAVFAGLLGTEEHGFWRMGPVNGPGGRPAPADRRRYRGDSLVLESEWDTPRGTVRVIDFMPPRDGAPQLIRIVEGVSGRVPMRSQLRMRFSYGWVVPWVHKIDDRTVAVAGPDSVWLDTAAETYGKDLTTFSDFTVSPGERIAFTISWEPSHKPPPAVAEPEASLEATEEFWREWVEHCTYHGPYRDAVVRSLITLKALTYAPTGGIVAAPTTSLPECIGGVRNWDYRFTWLRDAAITLSSLLRTGYREEARAWREWLLRAVAGDPENLQIMYGIAGERELGENELNWLPGYENSRPVRVGNGAAGQLQLDVYGEVTEALHLAHMTGLARNDYASLLQLKLIQWVEKHWDEPDEGIWEVRGPRRHFVHSKVMTWVAVDRTVKLIESGDVDGPLERWKDLRETIHRDVCENGYDKERNTFTQSYGSQELDASLLLIPQMGFLPPDDKRVIGTIEAIQRELSTEDGFVLRYPTSGADDLGVDGLEGEEGAFLACSFWLADDLAMIGRVDEARKLFEKLLSLRNDLGLLAEEWDPKAKRQVGNFPQAFSHVPLIDTALRLTASGAYGG is encoded by the coding sequence ATGCACGTGGCCGGGCGCATCGAGGACTACGCACTTATCGGCGATATGCAGACCGCCGCTCTAGTGTGCAGGGACGGCACGGTCGACTGGCTGTGCCTGCCCCGCTTCGACTCCCCGGCGGTCTTTGCAGGGCTGCTGGGCACGGAGGAGCACGGATTCTGGCGGATGGGGCCGGTCAACGGCCCCGGGGGCCGGCCCGCACCGGCCGACCGCCGGCGCTATCGGGGCGATTCGCTCGTACTGGAATCGGAGTGGGACACCCCGCGCGGTACCGTCCGGGTGATCGACTTCATGCCGCCGCGCGACGGCGCGCCCCAGCTGATCCGCATCGTGGAGGGCGTCAGCGGCCGCGTCCCGATGCGTTCACAGCTGCGGATGCGGTTCTCCTACGGCTGGGTCGTGCCCTGGGTGCACAAGATCGACGACCGGACGGTCGCGGTCGCGGGCCCCGATTCGGTGTGGCTGGACACCGCGGCGGAGACGTACGGCAAGGACCTGACGACGTTCTCCGACTTCACGGTCTCGCCGGGTGAGCGGATCGCGTTCACGATCTCCTGGGAGCCCTCCCACAAGCCGCCGCCGGCCGTGGCGGAGCCCGAGGCGTCGCTGGAGGCGACCGAGGAGTTCTGGCGCGAGTGGGTCGAGCACTGCACCTACCACGGCCCCTACCGCGATGCGGTGGTGCGCTCGCTGATCACGCTCAAGGCGCTGACGTACGCGCCGACCGGCGGGATCGTGGCGGCGCCGACGACCTCGCTGCCGGAGTGCATCGGCGGCGTGCGCAACTGGGACTACCGCTTCACCTGGCTGCGGGACGCCGCGATCACCCTGTCCTCCCTGCTGCGCACCGGCTACCGCGAAGAGGCGCGGGCCTGGCGGGAGTGGCTGCTGCGGGCGGTGGCCGGCGATCCGGAGAACCTGCAGATCATGTACGGCATCGCCGGTGAGCGCGAACTGGGCGAGAACGAGCTCAACTGGCTTCCCGGATACGAGAATTCCCGTCCGGTGCGGGTCGGCAACGGCGCCGCCGGACAGCTCCAGCTCGACGTGTACGGCGAGGTCACCGAGGCCCTGCACCTGGCGCACATGACGGGCCTGGCGCGCAACGACTACGCCTCCCTGCTCCAGCTGAAGCTGATCCAGTGGGTGGAGAAGCACTGGGACGAGCCGGACGAGGGCATCTGGGAGGTCCGCGGTCCGCGCCGGCACTTCGTGCACTCCAAGGTCATGACCTGGGTCGCGGTCGACCGCACGGTCAAGCTGATCGAGTCCGGGGACGTCGACGGACCGCTGGAGCGCTGGAAGGACCTGCGCGAGACGATCCACCGGGACGTCTGCGAGAACGGGTACGACAAGGAGCGCAACACCTTCACCCAGTCCTACGGTTCGCAGGAGCTGGACGCCTCGCTGCTGCTGATCCCGCAGATGGGCTTCCTGCCGCCGGACGACAAGCGCGTCATCGGCACGATCGAGGCGATCCAGCGGGAGCTGTCCACCGAGGACGGGTTCGTCCTGCGCTACCCGACGTCCGGTGCGGACGACCTCGGCGTGGACGGTCTGGAGGGCGAGGAGGGCGCCTTCCTGGCGTGCTCGTTCTGGCTCGCCGACGACCTCGCGATGATCGGCCGGGTGGACGAGGCCCGCAAGCTCTTCGAGAAGCTGCTCTCGCTCCGCAACGACCTGGGCCTGCTCGCCGAGGAATGGGACCCGAAGGCCAAGCGCCAGGTGGGGAACTTCCCGCAGGCGTTCAGCCACGTTCCGCTGATCGACACCGCGCTGCGGCTGACGGCCAGCGGGGCCTACGGGGGCTGA
- the ald gene encoding alanine dehydrogenase — MKVGIPREVKNNEFRVAITPAGVNELVRHGHQVFIEKDAGLGSSITNEEYVSAGATILGTADEVWGTADLLLKVKEPIAEEYHRLRKDQTLFTYLHLAASRECTDALLESGTTAIAYETVETAGRQLPLLAPMSEVAGRIAPQVGAYHLMRQAGGRGVLPGGVPGVHAGKAVIIGGGVSGWNALQIAVGLGFHVTLLDKDINKLREADKIFGTKVQTIVSNAYELEKAVVEADLVVGAVLIPGAKAPKLVTNELVAKMKPGSVLVDIAIDQGGCFEDSRPTTHAEPTFAVHNSVFYCVANMPGAVPNTSTHALTNATLPYIVELANRGWVEALRRDPALAKGLNTHDGKVVYGPVAEAHGLEHVELRTLLG; from the coding sequence GTGAAGGTCGGCATCCCCCGCGAGGTCAAGAACAACGAGTTCCGCGTGGCTATCACGCCCGCCGGAGTCAACGAACTCGTCCGCCACGGCCACCAGGTCTTCATCGAGAAGGACGCCGGCCTCGGCTCCTCCATCACGAATGAGGAGTACGTCTCCGCCGGTGCCACCATCCTGGGCACCGCCGACGAGGTCTGGGGCACCGCCGACCTGCTGCTGAAGGTCAAGGAGCCGATCGCGGAGGAGTACCACCGCCTTCGCAAGGACCAGACGCTCTTCACCTACCTGCACCTGGCCGCCTCCCGGGAGTGCACCGACGCGCTGCTGGAGTCCGGCACCACCGCGATCGCCTACGAGACCGTCGAGACGGCCGGCCGCCAGCTGCCGCTGCTCGCCCCGATGTCCGAGGTCGCGGGCCGGATCGCCCCGCAGGTCGGCGCGTACCACCTGATGCGCCAGGCAGGCGGCCGCGGTGTGCTGCCCGGCGGTGTCCCCGGTGTCCACGCGGGCAAGGCCGTCATCATCGGCGGTGGCGTCTCCGGCTGGAACGCGCTGCAGATCGCCGTGGGCCTCGGCTTCCACGTCACCCTGCTCGACAAGGACATCAACAAGCTCCGCGAGGCCGACAAGATCTTCGGCACCAAGGTGCAGACGATCGTCTCCAACGCCTACGAGCTGGAGAAGGCCGTCGTCGAGGCCGACCTCGTCGTCGGTGCGGTCCTGATCCCGGGTGCCAAGGCCCCCAAGCTGGTCACCAACGAGCTCGTCGCCAAGATGAAGCCCGGAAGTGTTCTTGTCGACATCGCGATCGACCAGGGCGGCTGCTTCGAGGACTCCCGTCCCACCACGCACGCCGAGCCGACCTTCGCGGTCCACAACTCGGTCTTCTACTGCGTCGCCAACATGCCCGGCGCGGTGCCGAACACCTCCACCCACGCGCTCACCAACGCCACGCTGCCCTACATCGTGGAGCTGGCGAACCGCGGCTGGGTCGAGGCGCTGCGCCGTGACCCGGCGCTGGCCAAGGGCCTGAACACGCACGACGGCAAGGTCGTCTACGGCCCGGTCGCCGAGGCGCACGGCCTGGAGCACGTCGAACTGCGCACGCTCCTCGGCTGA
- a CDS encoding tetratricopeptide repeat protein, producing MTDQAVGGGHLPPKTADGPVTAAPGQRAPGARQDGAAARPAATAAPATTGFAGRRRELKALHADIARAGLDTLSGRKGPRSRVLLIAGRPGSGRTALAEELLRELADGHPDGVLRATLTGPGGEPADTGRTARELLTALGADAPPGAADDELTEQLREALTGRRALLFLDDAPGAEQVEPLIPDAPDCLVVVVSQGPLTGIPDVRPCALGGLDSAAGVEMLSRYAGPTRITVDPRTADSVAEECGGQPAALVLAGAWLAARPKSSVADLYQALHAIELPADLPTGARPLFRAFRLAYDALPPPAARILRLITLAPGGLVDAHIASALAGCSVAAATTTLGDFAGLGLLRPVAAEDGDAPDASTPDPALRPQYRLPGCLDPLARELLREHERPADVQLARARMLERTVRLLQSCRAMGEPADSPAREKVDGLPRSLRFSSKGAAAHWLRSRRGALLDAARTAVADGELDTLDRRLMAALTRTLLVHQGPEAAAPDLYALHGLVLQVAERRGLPREQAAALLNLADLDGQAGRTAQALTRYRGALEAARSVQDPVATGRALESLGGTYTVLGDWQRAADWYGRALELRLARGESGDAARLMGKIGGAHTYAGRWGEALKAWRAAVGTYRRTGDVAGQARATGEVARVQEYAGRPEESLRTCLEALGIARKAGDGRLEAALQLRIADTLERLGDPAAARLHRAVGERLLEDHSE from the coding sequence GTGACGGACCAGGCGGTGGGCGGGGGGCACCTCCCGCCCAAGACGGCGGACGGGCCGGTCACGGCGGCACCCGGACAGCGGGCCCCGGGGGCCCGCCAGGACGGTGCCGCCGCCCGCCCCGCCGCCACAGCCGCGCCCGCCACCACCGGGTTCGCCGGACGCCGCCGCGAGCTCAAGGCCCTGCACGCCGACATCGCGCGGGCCGGCCTGGACACCCTCTCCGGCCGCAAGGGCCCCCGCAGCCGGGTGCTGCTGATCGCCGGCCGCCCCGGCTCGGGCCGTACGGCCCTGGCCGAGGAGCTGCTGCGGGAGCTGGCGGACGGGCATCCCGACGGGGTGCTGCGGGCCACGCTGACCGGGCCGGGCGGCGAACCGGCCGACACCGGCCGCACCGCGCGCGAGCTGCTGACCGCGCTCGGCGCCGACGCCCCGCCCGGCGCCGCCGACGACGAACTGACCGAGCAGCTGCGCGAAGCCCTCACCGGGCGCCGCGCGCTGCTCTTCCTGGACGACGCACCCGGCGCTGAGCAGGTCGAACCGCTGATCCCGGACGCCCCCGACTGCCTGGTCGTGGTGGTCTCGCAGGGGCCGCTGACCGGCATTCCGGACGTCCGGCCGTGCGCCCTGGGCGGCCTGGACAGCGCGGCCGGTGTCGAGATGCTCAGCCGGTACGCCGGGCCGACCCGGATCACCGTCGACCCGCGCACCGCCGACAGCGTCGCCGAGGAGTGCGGCGGCCAGCCCGCCGCGCTGGTGCTGGCCGGTGCCTGGCTCGCCGCCCGCCCCAAGTCCTCGGTCGCCGATCTGTACCAGGCACTGCACGCCATCGAGCTGCCCGCGGACCTGCCGACCGGCGCCCGCCCGCTGTTCCGCGCCTTCCGGCTCGCCTATGACGCGCTGCCGCCGCCCGCCGCCCGCATACTGCGGCTGATCACCCTGGCGCCGGGCGGTCTCGTGGACGCCCATATCGCCTCCGCGCTGGCCGGCTGCTCGGTGGCGGCCGCCACCACGACGCTCGGCGACTTCGCCGGGCTCGGGCTGCTGCGGCCGGTCGCCGCCGAGGACGGCGACGCGCCCGACGCGAGCACGCCCGACCCGGCCCTGCGCCCGCAGTACCGGCTGCCCGGCTGCCTCGACCCGCTGGCGCGCGAACTGCTGCGGGAACACGAGCGCCCGGCCGACGTCCAGCTGGCCCGCGCCCGGATGCTGGAGCGGACCGTACGGCTGCTCCAGTCCTGCCGCGCGATGGGCGAGCCGGCCGATTCCCCCGCCCGGGAGAAGGTCGACGGGCTGCCGCGCTCGCTGCGCTTCTCCTCGAAGGGCGCCGCCGCGCACTGGCTGCGCAGCCGCCGCGGCGCGCTGCTCGACGCCGCCAGGACCGCCGTCGCGGACGGTGAACTCGACACCCTGGACCGGCGGTTGATGGCCGCGCTGACCCGGACGCTGCTCGTGCACCAGGGCCCCGAGGCCGCCGCGCCGGACCTCTACGCGCTGCACGGCCTCGTGCTCCAGGTCGCCGAGCGGCGCGGGCTGCCGCGGGAGCAGGCCGCCGCCCTGCTGAACCTCGCGGACCTGGACGGGCAGGCGGGCCGTACCGCTCAGGCGCTCACCCGCTACCGGGGCGCGCTGGAGGCGGCACGCTCGGTGCAGGACCCGGTGGCGACCGGCCGGGCGCTGGAGTCGCTGGGCGGTACGTACACCGTGCTGGGCGACTGGCAGCGGGCCGCGGACTGGTACGGCCGGGCGCTGGAGCTGCGGCTGGCCCGCGGCGAGAGCGGGGACGCGGCACGGCTGATGGGCAAGATCGGCGGGGCGCACACCTACGCGGGCCGGTGGGGCGAGGCGCTCAAGGCCTGGCGGGCCGCGGTCGGCACGTACCGCAGGACCGGCGATGTGGCAGGTCAGGCGCGGGCGACCGGTGAGGTGGCCCGGGTGCAGGAGTACGCGGGGCGCCCCGAGGAGTCGCTGCGGACCTGTCTGGAAGCCCTCGGTATCGCCCGGAAGGCGGGCGACGGACGACTGGAGGCGGCACTGCAGCTACGGATTGCGGACACCCTCGAGCGGCTCGGAGATCCGGCAGCGGCACGGCTCCATCGGGCCGTGGGGGAGCGACTCCTCGAAGATCACTCCGAGTGA
- a CDS encoding CTP synthase, giving the protein MPPKSTTTKHLFVTGGVASSLGKGLTASSLGALLKARGLRVTMQKLDPYLNVDPGTMNPFQHGEVFVTNDGAETDLDIGHYERFLDVDLDGSANVTTGQVYNTVIAKERRGEYLGDTVQVIPHITNEIKHRIRRMATEDVDVVITEVGGTVGDIESLPFLETVRQVRHEVGRDNVFVVHISLLPYIGPSGELKTKPTQHSVAALRNIGIQPDAIVLRADREVPTAIKRKISLMCDVDEAAVIACPDAPSIYDIPKVVHAEGLDAYVVRKLDLPFRDVDWTQWADLLERVHNPDHEVKVALVGKYIDLPDAYLSVTEALRAGGFANKTRVKLKWVTSDDCKTPAGAAEQLADCDAVCIPGGFGDRGVDGKVGAITYARENKLPLLGLCLGLQCVVIEAARNLAGIEGANSTEFDPAAADPVISTMAEQMDIVAGEGDMGGTMRLGMYPAKLAEGSIVREVYDDQPYVEERHRHRYEVNNAYRGELEKKAGLQFSGTSPDNKLVEYVEYPREVHPYLVATQAHPELRSRPTRPHPLFAGLVKAAVARKTGAAK; this is encoded by the coding sequence ATGCCGCCCAAATCCACGACGACCAAGCACCTCTTCGTCACCGGGGGCGTCGCCTCCTCTCTCGGCAAGGGGCTCACCGCCTCCAGCCTGGGTGCTCTCCTCAAGGCGCGCGGTCTGCGGGTCACGATGCAGAAGCTCGACCCGTACCTGAACGTCGACCCGGGAACGATGAACCCGTTCCAGCACGGTGAGGTCTTCGTCACCAACGACGGCGCCGAGACCGACCTGGACATCGGCCACTACGAGCGGTTCCTCGACGTCGACCTCGACGGCTCCGCGAACGTCACCACCGGCCAGGTCTACAACACCGTGATCGCCAAGGAGCGGCGCGGCGAGTACCTGGGTGACACCGTGCAGGTCATCCCGCACATCACCAACGAGATCAAGCACCGCATCCGGCGGATGGCGACCGAGGACGTCGACGTCGTCATCACCGAGGTCGGCGGCACGGTCGGCGACATCGAGTCGCTGCCGTTCCTGGAGACGGTCCGCCAGGTCCGCCACGAGGTCGGCCGGGACAACGTCTTCGTCGTGCACATCTCGCTGCTCCCCTACATCGGCCCCTCCGGTGAGCTGAAGACCAAGCCGACCCAGCACTCGGTCGCGGCGCTGCGCAACATCGGCATCCAGCCGGACGCGATCGTGCTGCGCGCCGACCGCGAGGTCCCCACCGCGATCAAGCGCAAGATCTCGCTGATGTGCGACGTCGACGAGGCCGCGGTCATCGCCTGCCCGGACGCGCCGTCCATCTACGACATCCCGAAGGTCGTGCACGCCGAGGGCCTGGACGCCTACGTCGTGCGCAAGCTGGACCTGCCGTTCCGTGACGTCGACTGGACCCAGTGGGCCGATCTGCTCGAGCGCGTCCACAACCCCGACCACGAGGTCAAGGTCGCGCTGGTCGGCAAGTACATCGACCTGCCGGACGCCTACCTCTCGGTCACCGAGGCGCTGCGGGCCGGCGGCTTCGCGAACAAGACCCGCGTGAAGCTGAAGTGGGTCACCTCCGACGACTGCAAGACCCCGGCCGGGGCCGCCGAGCAGCTCGCGGACTGCGACGCCGTCTGCATCCCGGGCGGCTTCGGCGACCGCGGTGTCGACGGCAAGGTCGGTGCGATCACCTACGCCCGGGAGAACAAGCTCCCGCTGCTCGGCCTGTGCCTGGGCCTGCAGTGCGTGGTCATCGAGGCGGCCCGCAACCTCGCCGGCATCGAGGGCGCGAACTCCACCGAGTTCGACCCGGCCGCGGCCGACCCGGTCATCTCCACGATGGCCGAGCAGATGGACATCGTCGCAGGTGAAGGCGATATGGGCGGCACGATGCGACTGGGCATGTACCCGGCCAAGCTCGCCGAGGGCTCCATCGTCCGCGAGGTCTACGACGACCAGCCGTACGTCGAGGAGCGCCACCGCCACCGCTACGAGGTCAACAACGCCTACCGCGGTGAGCTGGAGAAGAAGGCCGGGCTGCAGTTCTCCGGGACCTCCCCGGACAACAAGCTCGTCGAGTACGTCGAGTACCCGCGCGAGGTGCACCCCTACCTCGTGGCCACCCAGGCCCACCCGGAGCTGCGCTCCCGCCCGACCCGCCCGCACCCGCTCTTCGCCGGGCTGGTGAAGGCCGCGGTCGCGCGCAAGACGGGCGCCGCGAAGTAA
- a CDS encoding ParA family protein codes for MDGHHVNAMAGDRGSGEPARLADYDDLPQGHFYDPDAEYEPDPEYAATLAPDAARQRRERVGPTGRPLPYFPIPGPLSEHGPAKIIAMCNQKGGVGKTTSTINLGAALAEYGRRVLLVDFDPQGALSVGLGVNPMELDLTVYNLLMERGMSADEVLLKTAVPNMDLLPSNIDLSAAEVQLVSEVARESTLQRALKPLLADYDYIVIDCQPSLGLLTVNALTAAHKVIVPLECEFFALRGVALLTETIEKVQERLNPELELDGILATMYDSRTVHSREVLARVVEAFDDHVYHTVIGRTVRFPETTVAGEPITTYASNSVGAAAYRQLAREVLARCHAE; via the coding sequence ATGGACGGCCATCACGTGAACGCCATGGCCGGCGACCGGGGCAGTGGAGAACCCGCCCGTCTCGCCGACTACGACGACCTGCCCCAGGGGCACTTCTACGATCCGGACGCGGAGTACGAGCCGGACCCCGAGTACGCCGCGACGCTCGCGCCGGACGCCGCGCGCCAGCGCCGCGAACGCGTCGGCCCGACCGGACGCCCGCTCCCTTATTTCCCCATCCCGGGACCGCTGTCCGAGCACGGCCCCGCCAAGATCATCGCGATGTGCAACCAGAAGGGCGGGGTCGGCAAGACCACCTCGACCATCAACCTGGGTGCCGCACTCGCCGAATACGGACGACGGGTGCTGCTCGTCGACTTCGACCCGCAGGGCGCCCTGTCGGTCGGACTCGGCGTCAACCCGATGGAGCTCGACCTGACGGTCTACAACCTGCTCATGGAGCGGGGCATGTCGGCCGACGAGGTGCTCCTGAAGACCGCGGTCCCCAACATGGACCTGCTGCCCAGCAATATCGATTTGTCAGCGGCAGAGGTGCAGTTGGTCAGCGAGGTCGCGCGCGAGTCGACCCTGCAGCGCGCCCTGAAGCCGCTGCTGGCCGACTACGACTACATCGTCATCGACTGCCAGCCCTCCCTCGGCCTGCTCACCGTCAACGCCCTGACGGCGGCTCACAAGGTCATCGTGCCGCTGGAGTGCGAGTTCTTCGCGCTGCGTGGCGTCGCGCTGCTCACCGAGACGATCGAGAAGGTCCAGGAACGGCTCAACCCCGAACTGGAACTCGACGGCATCCTGGCGACGATGTACGACTCCCGCACGGTGCACAGCCGCGAGGTCCTGGCGCGTGTCGTCGAGGCCTTCGACGACCACGTCTACCACACCGTCATCGGCCGTACGGTCCGCTTCCCCGAGACCACCGTCGCGGGTGAGCCGATCACCACGTACGCCTCCAACTCCGTCGGCGCCGCCGCCTATCGCCAGCTCGCCAGGGAGGTGCTCGCCCGGTGTCACGCCGAGTGA
- a CDS encoding NADP-dependent oxidoreductase, with amino-acid sequence MRKVSFAEFGGPDVLHLIDAEEPHAGPGRIRIAVRAAGVNPVDWRVREGQVLGAHPVELPAGVGLDAAGVVDEVGAGVDGVEAGDLVFGEGASTYAEFAVLSAWARMPEGLTFEEAAGYPSVVETALRIIREVGVRPGQTLLVSGASGGVGSAVLQIARDRGITVIGTAGAANQDYLRSLGALATTYGEGWTERVRQLGRVDAALDLAGSGVIRELVGLTGDPRKVISIADLGAPELGVRFSGVAGSVPEALAEAVGLISRGKLHIPVEKSYPLADAAAAHIDSQAGHTRGRRVLVV; translated from the coding sequence ATGAGAAAAGTGAGCTTCGCCGAGTTCGGCGGTCCGGACGTCCTGCACCTCATAGACGCCGAGGAGCCCCACGCGGGCCCCGGTCGGATACGCATCGCCGTGCGGGCGGCGGGTGTGAACCCCGTCGACTGGCGGGTCCGCGAAGGCCAGGTCCTGGGGGCCCACCCGGTCGAGCTGCCCGCCGGGGTCGGGCTGGACGCCGCCGGGGTGGTGGACGAGGTCGGCGCGGGAGTCGACGGGGTCGAGGCCGGTGACCTCGTGTTCGGCGAAGGGGCGAGCACCTACGCCGAGTTCGCCGTGCTGTCGGCCTGGGCCCGGATGCCCGAGGGGCTGACCTTCGAAGAGGCGGCCGGGTACCCGTCCGTGGTGGAGACCGCGCTGCGCATCATCCGCGAGGTCGGTGTGCGGCCCGGGCAGACGCTGCTGGTCAGCGGTGCGTCCGGGGGAGTCGGATCGGCGGTGCTGCAGATCGCCCGCGACCGCGGCATCACGGTGATCGGCACGGCCGGGGCCGCGAACCAGGACTATCTGCGCAGCCTGGGCGCCCTCGCCACGACGTACGGCGAGGGCTGGACCGAGCGGGTGCGGCAGCTCGGCCGGGTCGACGCAGCGCTCGATCTGGCCGGCTCGGGGGTGATCCGCGAGCTCGTCGGGCTGACCGGTGATCCGCGGAAGGTGATCTCCATCGCCGATCTCGGGGCGCCGGAGCTCGGGGTCCGGTTCTCCGGCGTGGCCGGCAGCGTGCCGGAGGCGCTCGCCGAGGCCGTCGGCCTCATCTCACGGGGGAAGCTGCACATCCCGGTCGAGAAGTCGTACCCGCTCGCCGACGCCGCGGCGGCGCACATCGACAGCCAGGCCGGACACACACGAGGGCGCCGGGTCCTGGTCGTCTGA
- a CDS encoding NUDIX domain-containing protein — protein MAIKDTPEEWTVTATTTPFTGNKTSVRTDTVVMPDGGTVTRDYQVHPGSVAVLALDDEGRVLVLRQYRHPVRHKLWEIPAGLLDVPGENPLHAAQRELYEEAHVKAADWRVLTDVYTTPGGCDEAVRIFLARGLSEAEGERFEVSEEEADMELARVPHDELIRRVLDGDLHNNCLVVGVLALTAARAGEGLDALRPADAPWPARPFEA, from the coding sequence ATGGCGATCAAGGACACCCCGGAGGAGTGGACGGTCACCGCGACCACGACGCCGTTCACCGGGAACAAGACCAGTGTGCGCACCGACACGGTCGTCATGCCGGACGGCGGCACCGTCACGCGCGACTACCAGGTCCACCCCGGTTCCGTGGCCGTCCTCGCCCTCGACGACGAGGGCCGGGTGCTGGTGCTGCGCCAGTACCGCCACCCCGTGCGCCACAAGCTGTGGGAGATCCCCGCCGGGCTGCTCGACGTCCCCGGTGAGAACCCGCTGCACGCCGCGCAGCGGGAGCTGTACGAGGAGGCGCACGTCAAGGCCGCGGACTGGCGGGTGCTGACGGACGTCTACACCACCCCCGGCGGCTGCGACGAGGCCGTACGGATCTTCCTCGCCCGTGGCCTGTCCGAGGCCGAGGGGGAGCGGTTCGAGGTCTCCGAGGAGGAGGCCGACATGGAGCTGGCCCGGGTGCCGCACGACGAGCTGATCCGCCGGGTGCTCGACGGCGACCTGCACAACAACTGCCTCGTCGTGGGGGTGCTGGCGCTGACCGCCGCCCGCGCCGGCGAGGGCCTGGACGCGCTGCGCCCGGCCGATGCCCCGTGGCCGGCCCGCCCCTTCGAGGCCTGA
- a CDS encoding TetR/AcrR family transcriptional regulator, with protein sequence MTVPTGRRERKKAATRQKIADTALRLFLARGYDAVGIRDVAAEADVAVTTLFSHFASKEALVFEQDENFEQRLTQAVTGREPHEPLVPALRREIHAMVRHCTAAGAAPIRRMIEESRALREYEDSMRLRHAEALATAIADDPGLSPTTTTCRAIARFVIDAYALAREAADPDAAVDEIFQMIEASWEVACPFPAPAGDGSGPR encoded by the coding sequence ATGACCGTGCCGACCGGACGCCGTGAGCGCAAGAAGGCCGCGACCCGCCAGAAGATCGCCGACACCGCCCTGCGGCTCTTCCTGGCACGCGGATACGACGCGGTGGGCATCCGTGACGTGGCCGCCGAGGCCGACGTGGCCGTCACCACGCTCTTCTCCCACTTCGCCTCGAAAGAGGCCCTGGTGTTCGAGCAGGACGAGAACTTCGAGCAACGCCTCACGCAGGCGGTCACCGGCCGGGAACCGCACGAGCCGCTCGTCCCCGCGCTGCGCCGCGAGATCCACGCCATGGTGCGCCACTGCACGGCGGCCGGCGCCGCCCCGATCCGGCGCATGATCGAGGAGTCACGTGCCCTGCGGGAGTACGAGGATTCGATGCGGCTGCGCCATGCGGAGGCGCTGGCCACGGCCATCGCCGACGACCCGGGCCTGTCCCCGACGACAACGACTTGCCGGGCGATCGCGAGGTTCGTGATCGACGCCTATGCGCTGGCCCGTGAGGCGGCAGATCCGGACGCCGCGGTGGACGAGATCTTCCAGATGATCGAGGCGTCCTGGGAAGTCGCCTGCCCTTTCCCGGCGCCGGCCGGGGACGGGTCGGGGCCGAGGTAG